The following are encoded in a window of Brachyhypopomus gauderio isolate BG-103 chromosome 18, BGAUD_0.2, whole genome shotgun sequence genomic DNA:
- the nectin3b gene encoding nectin-3-like protein isoform X1, producing the protein MALRMTAHYLRNNSLQPQLNVTLLFLLCVATGVCGSQVEVPPKVSAVLGRNVTLSCRIQVDSNLSLTQSSWERLLASGWVTLAVYNPMFGISIAPEYERRLSFLSPSAHNATIILRDVGFADAGTYTCKVARFPLGNTQASTVVSVLVEPKVFVSAGSAALIDGGNDTTVATCIAERARPPAEVFWETDLYGSSEAHMVDEANGTTTTQVHYTWQPSRHAQGRTLTCVVKHPALQRDFRIPYTINVQFAPDILVLGSDGDWHVGRENVQLRCGAKSNPPAHHFRWIRLDGDMPEGVEVVNNSLVFLRPLRRNDSGVYRCEVGNDIGRRSRDMTIRVQDPPSTTTMPPTTPVLLLNTGISVTAPGNKQRALFTSPTLAPLHEGNLGTIVGGAVGGALFLLLLLVLGGVYYQRQRRTFRGDYYTKQYLGPSDMQKTPQPHELQQVYTNAGRASPDTKLKSSHDGNGAVYPDKDREEWGDFDRERSPNGRSRALREGNIHHGQQNHHDHHQRYHPNSHPVHPQSFHPAPHDHRSSLQPEPCRYPAPQVVGNGSPYLPEDCYDNDYVSHTDGSMISRREWYV; encoded by the exons gtgtgtgtggcagcCAGGTGGAAGTCCCTCCGAAGGTCAGCGCAGTGCTGGGCAGAAATGTGACCCTAAGTTGCCGGATTCAGGTGGACTCGAACTTGAGCCTGACTCAGAGCTCGTGGGAGAGGCTCCTGGCGTCCGGCTGGGTCACACTGGCTGTCTACAACCCCATGTTCGGCATCTCCATCGCACCAGAGTACGAACGCCGCCTTTCCTTCCTCTCTCCGTCTGCCCACAACGCCACCATCATCCTGAGGGATGTGGGCTTCGCCGACGCCGGCACCTACACCTGCAAGGTGGCCAGGTTCCCGCTGGGCAACACGCAGGCCTCCACCGTCGTCAGCgtgctgg TGGAGCCCAAAGTCTTTGTTTCCGCTGGTTCTGCGGCTCTCATCGACGGGGGGAACGACACCACGGTCGCCACGTGCATCGCTGAGCGGGCCCGCCCTCCTGCCGAGGTGTTCTGGGAGACGGACCTGTACGGCTCGTCTGAGGCCCACATGGTGGACGAGGCCAACggtaccaccaccacacaggtgcACTACACCTGGCAGCCCAGCCGCCACGCCCAAGGCCGAACGCTCACCTGTGTGGTGAAGCACCCGGCCCTGCAGAGAGACTTCAGGATTCCTTATACCATCAACGTGCAGT ttGCCCCAGACATTCTAGTGCTGGGCTCTGATGGGGACTGGCATGTGGGACGTGAGAATGTCCAGCTAAGGTGCGGTGCCAAGTCCAACCCTCCAGCCCACCACTTCAGATGGATCAG gctggACGGTGACATGCCAGAGGGAGTGGAGGTTGTGAATAACTCCCTGGTCTTCCTGAGGCCGCTCCGACGGAATGACTCGGGGGTCTACAGGTGTGAGGTGGGCAACGACATCGGCCGGCGCAGTCGTGACATGACCATCCGTGTTCAAG ATCCTCCTTCCACCACCACTATGCCTCCCACAACCCCTGTGCTCCTTCTAAACACCGGCATCTCTGTCACTGCACCTGGTAATAAGCAGAGGGCTCTCTTCACCTCTCCAACCCTGGCACCGCTACATGAGGGTAACCTAGGCACCATCGTGGGAGGGGCGGTGGGCGGAGCTCTCTTCCTGTTGCTGCTGCTGGTACTGGGCGGAGTTTACTACCAGCGACAGCGTCGGACGTTCCGCGGGGACTACTACACCAAGCAGTACCTGGGGCCGTCGGACATGCAGAAAACTCCGCAGCCCCACGAGCTGCAGCAGGTCTACACCAACGCGGGCAGGGCAAGCCCCGACACCAAGCTCAAATCCAGCCACGACGGCAACGGCGCCGTCTACCCCGACAAAGATCGGGAGGAGTGGGGCGACTTCGATCGCGAGAGATCCCCCAACGGCCGTAGTAGAGCGCTGCGAGAGGGCAACATCCATCACGGCCAACAAAACCATCACGATCACCACCAGAGATACCACCCTAACTCTCACCCTGTCCACCCACAGAGCTTCCACCCAGCACCGCACGACCACAGGAGCTCACTCCAGCCAGAGCCATGCAGGTACCCAGCTCCTCAGGTGGTGGGCAATGGCTCCCCCTACCTTCCGGAGGACTGCTATGACAATGACTATGTGTCTCACACAGATGGCTCCATGATCTCCCGCAGGGAGTGGTATGTGTAA